The Achromobacter pestifer genome includes a region encoding these proteins:
- a CDS encoding branched-chain amino acid ABC transporter permease, protein MSGFENFWAIYGNLVLTLGTNALLALSIWLTLACGMLAMANAAFMGIGAYAAALLTMNYDAPFSVALAGGMAAPALVAALIGLPTLRLSGVYLAMATLGFGEVVRVTILNTESVTGGALGLNGIPQLTQWWHVVLAVVIVLFVLWRVRASKIGRSFDAIRGDETAAGLMGIDVRANKMLAFVAGAMIAGLAGALNAHLTFFIGPNEYGFDRGVEILTMAILGGIGGLAGPVLGSFIITVLPEMLRGFADLRLIANGVILVVIVLFLPQGIWDPARFKRWMRQGRQGGKRHA, encoded by the coding sequence ATGAGCGGATTCGAAAACTTCTGGGCCATCTACGGCAACTTGGTGCTCACGCTGGGCACCAACGCCTTGCTGGCTCTCTCCATCTGGCTGACCCTGGCTTGCGGCATGCTGGCCATGGCCAACGCAGCCTTCATGGGCATCGGGGCGTACGCCGCCGCGCTGCTCACCATGAACTACGACGCGCCGTTCTCGGTCGCCCTGGCCGGCGGCATGGCGGCGCCCGCGCTGGTGGCGGCGCTGATAGGTTTGCCGACCTTACGGCTGTCCGGGGTCTATCTCGCCATGGCCACGCTGGGCTTTGGCGAAGTGGTCCGCGTGACCATCCTCAACACCGAGTCCGTCACTGGCGGCGCGCTGGGCCTTAACGGCATCCCGCAGCTGACGCAGTGGTGGCATGTGGTGCTGGCGGTCGTCATCGTGCTGTTCGTGCTGTGGCGCGTGCGCGCCTCCAAGATCGGACGCTCGTTCGACGCCATCCGCGGCGACGAAACCGCGGCCGGCCTGATGGGCATCGACGTGCGCGCCAACAAAATGCTGGCCTTCGTGGCCGGCGCCATGATCGCGGGTCTGGCCGGCGCCCTGAACGCGCACCTGACCTTCTTCATCGGTCCCAATGAATACGGCTTCGACCGTGGCGTGGAAATCCTGACCATGGCCATCCTGGGCGGCATCGGCGGCCTGGCCGGTCCTGTGCTGGGCAGCTTCATCATTACCGTGTTGCCCGAGATGCTGCGCGGTTTTGCCGATCTGCGTCTGATCGCGAACGGAGTGATTCTGGTGGTGATTGTGTTGTTCCTGCCGCAAGGCATCTGGGATCCGGCGCGCTTCAAGCGCTGGATGCGCCAAGGACGCCAGGGAGGCAAGCGCCATGCTTGA
- the rpsI gene encoding 30S ribosomal protein S9, producing MIGNWNYGTGRRKTSVARVFIKKGTGKIVVNGKPVDDFFARETGRMIVRQPLELTSHLETFDIKVNVHGGGETGQAGAIRHGITRALIDYDATLKPALSQAGFVTRDAREVERKKVGFRKARRRKQFSKR from the coding sequence ATGATCGGTAACTGGAATTACGGAACCGGCCGTCGCAAAACCTCGGTGGCTCGCGTTTTCATCAAGAAGGGCACGGGTAAGATCGTTGTCAACGGCAAGCCCGTCGACGACTTCTTCGCCCGCGAAACCGGCCGCATGATCGTGCGCCAGCCGCTGGAATTGACCAGCCACCTGGAAACGTTCGACATCAAGGTCAATGTGCACGGCGGCGGCGAAACCGGCCAGGCCGGCGCAATCCGTCACGGCATCACGCGTGCCCTGATCGATTACGACGCGACCCTGAAGCCCGCACTGTCGCAAGCTGGCTTTGTCACCCGCGATGCCCGCGAAGTCGAACGCAAGAAGGTCGGCTTCCGCAAGGCACGTCGGCGCAAGCAGTTCAGCAAGCGTTAA
- a CDS encoding ABC transporter ATP-binding protein — protein MLELSSVSKSFGGLHVLHDVSLSVPEGAIFGLIGPNGAGKTTVFNLITGLLPPSGGTITFNGQSVLNTKPHRITRMGIARTFQNIRLFKEMTLLENVVVGAYRHMNYGFPSLLLGLPGYREHEQRARERAHELLTWMRLDHKANDLADNLSYGEQRRLELARALATEPKLLLLDEPVAGMNTGERAELMHEILAIRDRGYTILMIEHDMRFVMGLCERIAVLNFGKIIACGGPEEIRNNEQVIEAYLGREDDEDTEQAGAAK, from the coding sequence ATGCTTGAGCTTTCTTCCGTCTCCAAGAGCTTCGGCGGCCTGCATGTGCTGCATGACGTCAGCCTGTCCGTGCCCGAGGGCGCCATCTTTGGCCTGATCGGCCCCAACGGCGCCGGCAAGACCACGGTGTTCAACCTCATCACCGGCCTGCTGCCGCCCAGCGGCGGCACCATCACGTTCAACGGCCAGAGCGTCCTGAACACGAAGCCGCACCGCATCACGCGCATGGGCATCGCCCGCACGTTCCAGAACATCCGTCTCTTCAAGGAGATGACGCTGCTGGAAAACGTGGTGGTGGGCGCCTACCGCCATATGAACTACGGCTTCCCCAGCCTGCTGCTGGGCCTGCCGGGCTACCGCGAGCACGAGCAGCGCGCCCGCGAGCGCGCGCACGAACTGCTCACCTGGATGCGCCTGGACCACAAGGCCAACGATCTAGCCGATAACCTGTCCTACGGCGAACAGCGCCGCCTGGAACTGGCGCGCGCGCTGGCCACCGAGCCCAAGCTGTTGCTGCTGGACGAGCCGGTTGCCGGCATGAACACCGGCGAACGCGCCGAGCTCATGCACGAGATCCTGGCGATCCGCGACCGCGGCTACACCATCCTCATGATCGAGCACGACATGCGTTTCGTCATGGGCCTGTGCGAGCGCATCGCGGTGCTGAACTTCGGCAAGATCATCGCTTGCGGCGGCCCCGAAGAGATCCGCAACAACGAACAGGTCATCGAAGCCTATCTGGGCCGCGAAGACGACGAAGACACCGAACAAGCGGGGGCCGCCAAATGA
- the pmbA gene encoding metalloprotease PmbA — translation MVKTSSSLPLAANHARFSELVEQTLAYARQIGASDAAAEVSESLGLSVSVRKNDIETVEQTRDRSLDLTVYAGQSRGSASTSDFSEAALRQTVEAAWHIARHTAADPAAGLPDADQLATEFPDLDLHRAWSVSTEEAAELALRAERAAREVDPRITNTDGATVGTYEGQFVMGNTRGFLGGYPYSRHSLSVAPIAGRGNGMQRDYWYTSERDPAKLASPEAVGRYAAERTLSRLSARRIRTGKFPVLFEAPLALGLVGALTQAANGGALYRKASFLLDALGKPIFPEHINLTEDPHIRGAMGSSPFDDEGVRTRRRSVVSAGVLEGYFLSSYTARKLGMTTTGNAGGSHNLVFSSTKTRRGDDFEAMLKKLGTGFLVTELIGQGVNYVTGDYSRGAFGYWVENGQIQHAVQEITIAGNLADMFKQIVAVGADTISRGTKTTGSILIEQMAIAGT, via the coding sequence ATGGTTAAAACCTCCTCATCCTTGCCGCTGGCGGCGAATCACGCGCGTTTTTCCGAACTCGTCGAACAAACCCTCGCCTACGCGCGCCAGATCGGCGCCTCCGACGCCGCGGCGGAAGTCTCGGAAAGCCTGGGCCTGTCGGTCTCCGTGCGCAAGAACGACATCGAAACCGTCGAACAGACCCGCGACCGCTCGCTGGACCTGACGGTCTACGCCGGCCAGAGCCGCGGTTCCGCCTCCACCTCCGACTTTTCCGAAGCGGCCTTGCGCCAGACGGTCGAGGCCGCCTGGCACATCGCGCGCCATACCGCCGCCGATCCGGCTGCCGGTCTGCCCGACGCCGATCAACTGGCCACCGAATTCCCCGACCTGGACCTGCACCGCGCCTGGAGCGTGTCCACCGAAGAAGCGGCCGAACTGGCGCTGCGCGCCGAGCGCGCCGCCCGCGAAGTCGATCCGCGCATCACCAATACCGATGGCGCCACCGTGGGCACCTACGAAGGCCAATTCGTGATGGGCAACACGCGCGGCTTCCTCGGCGGCTACCCGTATTCGCGCCACAGCCTGTCGGTCGCGCCCATTGCCGGCCGCGGCAACGGCATGCAGCGCGACTACTGGTACACCTCCGAGCGCGATCCGGCCAAGCTGGCTTCGCCCGAGGCCGTCGGCCGCTACGCCGCCGAGCGCACGCTGTCGCGCCTGTCGGCCCGCCGCATCCGTACCGGCAAGTTTCCCGTCCTGTTCGAAGCGCCGCTGGCGCTGGGGCTGGTGGGTGCCTTGACCCAGGCCGCCAACGGCGGCGCGCTGTACCGCAAGGCCAGTTTCCTGCTGGACGCGCTGGGCAAGCCCATCTTCCCCGAACACATCAACCTGACCGAGGATCCGCACATCCGCGGCGCCATGGGCAGCTCGCCCTTCGACGACGAAGGCGTGCGCACGCGCCGCCGCAGCGTGGTGTCGGCCGGGGTGCTGGAAGGCTATTTCCTGTCGTCCTACACCGCCCGCAAGCTGGGCATGACCACCACCGGCAACGCCGGCGGCTCGCATAACCTGGTGTTCAGTTCCACGAAGACCCGCCGCGGCGACGATTTCGAAGCCATGCTCAAGAAGCTGGGCACGGGCTTTCTCGTCACCGAACTGATCGGCCAGGGCGTCAACTACGTCACCGGCGACTACTCGCGCGGCGCGTTCGGCTACTGGGTGGAAAACGGCCAGATCCAGCACGCGGTGCAGGAAATCACCATTGCCGGCAACCTGGCGGACATGTTCAAGCAGATCGTGGCGGTCGGCGCCGACACCATCTCGCGCGGCACCAAGACCACCGGCTCGATCCTGATCGAGCAGATGGCGATCGCCGGGACCTGA
- a CDS encoding alpha/beta hydrolase, translating into MNAPDLLDCIEIETAPNPTHAVIWLHGLGADGNDFAPIVPELDLPAGASVRFVFPNAPVQRVTINNGMAMRSWYDILVMDLVRVEDARGIRASEAAIHKLIARENARGIPTAKIVLAGFSQGCAMTLHTGIRLPEKLAGMMGLSGYLPLLDTAEAERNSANQDTPIFLAHGQYDPVVSLPRAQASLAELQRLGYDVQWHTYPMPHSVCAEEVADISKFLNQVLI; encoded by the coding sequence ATGAACGCTCCCGACCTGCTCGATTGCATCGAGATCGAAACCGCCCCCAATCCCACGCACGCCGTGATCTGGCTGCACGGCCTGGGCGCCGACGGCAACGACTTCGCGCCCATCGTGCCGGAGCTGGACCTGCCGGCCGGCGCATCGGTGCGCTTCGTGTTCCCGAACGCGCCGGTGCAGCGCGTCACGATAAATAACGGCATGGCGATGCGTTCCTGGTACGACATCCTGGTCATGGACCTGGTGCGCGTCGAGGACGCCCGCGGCATCCGCGCCTCGGAAGCCGCGATCCACAAGCTGATCGCGCGCGAGAACGCGCGCGGCATTCCGACCGCCAAGATCGTGCTGGCGGGCTTTTCGCAGGGCTGCGCCATGACTCTGCACACGGGCATCCGCCTGCCGGAAAAGCTGGCGGGCATGATGGGTTTGTCGGGCTATCTGCCGCTGCTGGATACGGCCGAGGCCGAACGCAACAGCGCCAATCAGGACACGCCCATCTTCCTGGCCCACGGCCAATATGACCCGGTGGTGTCGCTGCCGCGCGCCCAGGCCTCGTTGGCCGAACTGCAACGGCTGGGCTACGACGTGCAATGGCACACCTACCCGATGCCTCACTCGGTCTGCGCCGAGGAAGTGGCTGACATCTCGAAATTCCTGAACCAGGTCCTGATCTGA
- a CDS encoding TRAP transporter substrate-binding protein, which yields MQRRSFLKHAGLGAVATGAAVSAPAFAQDMPSLSWRLSSGFPSTLDLRIGAGESFCKFVSEATGGKFNIRHFPEGEIVPAADLMEAVSTKKVECGHASSRAYYAKNPVFCFDAAVPFGLNARQMNAWMSEGGGLRLTRELFKPEKIINFPLGNTGAQMGGWFTKEIKRAGDLKDLKMRVGGLAGDVLAKLGVAPQQADLAKLTEAFEKDGLQAVAGAGPYDDNKLGLNKVAKYYYAPGWWAPGEQLSLYINDEAWNALPKNYQAVVDAAAQAAHAATIARYDARNAAALTQLTASGAQIRTFPRSIMDLAFEATQQLYKDLAAKDARFKAIHDSYMGFRDSEMPWFRLTESAYDQYLGVALSART from the coding sequence ATGCAACGACGTTCGTTCTTGAAGCACGCCGGTCTCGGCGCTGTCGCCACCGGAGCCGCCGTCAGCGCGCCCGCGTTCGCGCAGGACATGCCGTCATTGAGCTGGCGCCTGTCGTCCGGTTTCCCCAGCACCCTGGATCTGCGCATCGGCGCCGGCGAAAGCTTCTGCAAGTTCGTCTCGGAAGCCACGGGCGGAAAGTTCAACATCCGCCACTTTCCCGAGGGCGAAATCGTGCCCGCCGCGGACCTGATGGAAGCGGTCTCCACCAAGAAGGTGGAATGCGGCCATGCCTCGTCCCGCGCCTACTACGCCAAGAACCCCGTCTTCTGCTTTGACGCCGCCGTGCCCTTCGGCCTGAACGCCAGGCAGATGAACGCCTGGATGAGCGAAGGCGGCGGCCTGAGGCTGACCCGCGAACTCTTCAAGCCTGAAAAAATCATCAACTTTCCCTTGGGCAATACCGGCGCCCAGATGGGCGGCTGGTTCACCAAGGAAATCAAGCGCGCCGGCGACCTGAAAGACCTGAAAATGCGCGTCGGCGGCCTGGCCGGCGACGTGCTGGCCAAGCTGGGCGTGGCGCCGCAGCAGGCCGATCTCGCCAAGCTGACCGAGGCCTTCGAGAAGGACGGCCTGCAGGCGGTGGCGGGCGCGGGCCCCTACGACGACAACAAGCTCGGGCTCAATAAGGTTGCTAAGTATTACTACGCACCCGGCTGGTGGGCACCGGGCGAACAGCTGTCGCTCTATATCAATGACGAGGCCTGGAACGCGTTGCCCAAGAACTACCAGGCCGTGGTGGACGCCGCCGCGCAGGCCGCGCATGCCGCCACCATCGCCCGCTACGACGCGCGCAATGCAGCCGCCCTGACCCAATTGACGGCAAGCGGCGCCCAAATCCGTACATTCCCGCGGTCCATCATGGATCTGGCGTTCGAGGCCACGCAGCAGCTCTACAAGGATTTGGCTGCCAAAGACGCCAGATTCAAGGCGATACATGATAGTTACATGGGTTTTCGCGACAGCGAAATGCCATGGTTCCGCCTGACTGAAAGCGCGTACGACCAATACTTGGGCGTAGCGTTATCGGCCAGAACGTAG
- a CDS encoding branched-chain amino acid ABC transporter permease has translation MFEQQFVNALSLGCVYALFALGFTLIFGVLGVINLAHGAVFMVGAYAALFVVQQFSLPLWAGLMAAFFVAGFTGVIIDYLVLKPLRKRNAPHLIPMIATIGVGIILNNGAQSIFGASNLRFPHGTVPEEVIEVAGLHLTVIELGIIFLSFALMAVLMYVMRRTQFGRALRAIAESPKAAWLLGINVEKLFVTTSFAAAALGGVAGVLIGLYSNALFPLMGQPMLHKGIAVIILGGMGDIRGAMLGGLFLGFAEVLSVAYIGSTMRDAVAFGLLFLILLVRPQGLFGKVVQRKA, from the coding sequence ATGTTCGAACAACAATTCGTCAATGCCTTGTCGCTGGGCTGTGTGTATGCACTGTTCGCGCTGGGCTTCACGCTGATCTTCGGCGTGCTCGGGGTGATCAACCTGGCGCATGGCGCCGTCTTCATGGTTGGCGCCTACGCGGCACTGTTCGTCGTGCAGCAATTCAGCCTGCCCCTGTGGGCCGGGCTGATGGCCGCGTTCTTCGTCGCGGGCTTCACCGGGGTCATCATCGATTACCTGGTGCTCAAGCCGCTGCGCAAGCGCAACGCGCCCCACTTGATTCCCATGATCGCCACCATCGGCGTAGGCATCATCCTGAATAACGGCGCCCAGAGCATTTTCGGTGCCAGCAACCTGCGCTTCCCGCACGGCACCGTGCCCGAGGAAGTGATCGAGGTCGCCGGCCTGCACCTGACGGTGATCGAGCTGGGCATCATCTTCCTGTCTTTCGCGCTGATGGCCGTGCTGATGTACGTCATGCGCCGCACGCAATTCGGCCGCGCCCTGCGCGCCATCGCCGAATCGCCCAAGGCCGCCTGGCTGCTGGGCATCAACGTCGAAAAGCTGTTCGTCACCACCTCGTTCGCCGCGGCCGCCCTGGGCGGCGTGGCCGGCGTGCTGATCGGCCTGTACTCGAACGCGCTGTTCCCCCTGATGGGCCAGCCGATGCTGCACAAGGGCATCGCGGTCATCATCCTGGGCGGCATGGGCGACATCCGCGGCGCCATGCTGGGCGGCCTGTTCCTGGGTTTCGCCGAGGTGCTGTCGGTGGCCTACATCGGCTCCACCATGCGCGATGCGGTGGCTTTCGGCCTGCTGTTCCTGATCCTGCTGGTGCGCCCGCAAGGTCTGTTCGGCAAAGTGGTTCAACGCAAGGCTTAA
- a CDS encoding ABC transporter substrate-binding protein: protein MQSKTKKLLAALIAAGIVPAAHAADIKIGVAEALSGGAAQYGVSIRNGFQLAADEINAAGGINGNKIVLVVEDEQGKKEEAINVFKKLIFKDNVLMVFGPTLSNSAQAADPIAQAAKTVAFGTSNTADGITSIGNYVFRNSVTEADVLPATISTVKAKTGLKNVAVLYGNDDVFTKSGYDNFKKALEDQKIPVTTTETFAKGDVDFKAQLTKIKGTNPDAIVLSALLAEGAPIMVQARQLGLNVPVIGGNGMNSVKIFDLAPGGASNNLWIGSPWSIENKAPENVKFIGAYKAKFNGAPDQFAAQSYDAMYIAAQALKNVKLSGDLPKDRAALRDALPSVTWTGATGPFKFRQANDRAGKPAGYDADQAPIVSVTKDGKYVIEK from the coding sequence ATGCAATCCAAGACCAAGAAGCTGCTGGCCGCGCTGATCGCTGCCGGTATCGTCCCGGCTGCCCACGCGGCTGACATCAAGATCGGCGTGGCCGAAGCCCTGTCGGGCGGCGCCGCCCAGTACGGCGTGTCGATCCGCAATGGTTTCCAGCTGGCCGCTGATGAAATCAACGCCGCCGGTGGCATCAACGGCAACAAGATCGTGCTCGTGGTCGAGGACGAACAAGGCAAGAAAGAAGAAGCGATCAACGTCTTCAAGAAGCTGATCTTCAAGGACAACGTCCTGATGGTCTTCGGCCCGACGCTGTCGAACTCGGCCCAGGCCGCCGACCCGATCGCCCAGGCTGCCAAGACGGTCGCCTTCGGCACCTCCAATACCGCCGACGGCATCACCTCCATCGGCAACTACGTGTTCCGCAACTCGGTCACCGAAGCCGACGTGCTGCCGGCCACCATCTCCACCGTCAAGGCCAAGACCGGCCTGAAGAACGTGGCGGTGCTCTACGGCAACGACGACGTCTTCACCAAGAGCGGCTACGACAACTTCAAGAAGGCCCTGGAAGACCAGAAGATCCCGGTCACCACGACCGAAACGTTCGCCAAGGGCGACGTGGACTTCAAGGCCCAGCTGACCAAGATCAAGGGCACCAACCCCGACGCCATCGTGCTGTCCGCACTGCTGGCCGAAGGCGCACCGATCATGGTCCAGGCCCGCCAACTGGGCCTGAACGTGCCGGTCATCGGCGGCAACGGCATGAACTCGGTCAAGATTTTCGACCTGGCCCCCGGCGGCGCGTCGAACAATCTGTGGATCGGCAGCCCCTGGTCGATCGAGAACAAGGCCCCCGAGAACGTCAAGTTCATCGGCGCCTACAAGGCCAAGTTCAACGGCGCGCCCGACCAGTTCGCGGCCCAGTCGTATGACGCCATGTACATCGCCGCCCAGGCGCTGAAGAACGTCAAGCTCTCCGGCGATCTGCCCAAGGATCGCGCGGCCCTGCGCGATGCGCTGCCTTCGGTGACCTGGACCGGCGCCACCGGCCCGTTCAAGTTCCGCCAGGCCAACGACCGCGCCGGCAAGCCCGCCGGCTACGACGCCGACCAGGCCCCCATCGTCAGCGTGACGAAGGACGGCAAGTACGTCATCGAGAAGTAA
- a CDS encoding ABC transporter ATP-binding protein: MSAMLEVRGLEVNYGHIEAVRGIDLDLNAKEITALVGANGAGKSTTLLALSGLLPKARGKIIFEGEDITNLPPHQLVARGIVQVPEGRAILTTMTVLENLELGAYRRGLKNVDSDLEYVFNLFPRLKERITGIAGNLSGGEQQMLAIGRALMAKPRLLLLDEPSMGLAPIVVQEIFRSLRAINADGLTLFLVEQNVRQALKIAQHGYVLENGAMALTGTGRELLGHPRVLEAYLGA, translated from the coding sequence ATGAGCGCCATGCTGGAAGTCCGCGGCCTCGAGGTCAATTACGGCCACATCGAGGCCGTCCGCGGCATCGACCTGGACCTGAACGCCAAGGAAATCACCGCCCTGGTCGGCGCCAACGGCGCTGGCAAATCGACCACGCTGCTGGCGTTGTCGGGCCTGTTGCCCAAGGCGCGCGGCAAGATCATCTTCGAAGGCGAGGACATCACCAACCTGCCGCCCCATCAGCTGGTGGCGCGCGGCATCGTCCAGGTGCCGGAAGGGCGGGCCATCCTCACCACCATGACCGTGCTCGAAAACCTGGAGCTGGGCGCCTACCGCCGCGGCCTCAAGAACGTCGACTCGGACCTGGAATACGTGTTCAACCTGTTCCCGCGCCTGAAGGAACGGATCACTGGCATCGCCGGCAACCTGTCCGGCGGCGAACAGCAGATGCTGGCCATCGGCCGGGCCTTGATGGCCAAGCCGCGCCTGCTGCTGCTGGACGAGCCATCCATGGGGCTGGCGCCCATCGTGGTGCAGGAGATCTTCCGCTCCCTGCGCGCGATCAACGCCGACGGCCTGACCCTGTTCCTGGTCGAGCAGAACGTGCGCCAGGCGCTGAAGATCGCGCAGCATGGTTATGTGCTGGAGAACGGCGCCATGGCGCTGACGGGCACGGGCCGTGAACTGCTGGGCCACCCCCGCGTGCTGGAAGCCTATCTGGGCGCCTGA
- the rplM gene encoding 50S ribosomal protein L13 has translation MKTFVAKPHEVQRDWFVIDAKGKVLGRVASEVARRLRGKHKPEFTPHVDTGDYIVIVNAADIVVTGAKAKDKKYFRHTTYPGGIRETNFEKMQERFPGRAIQKAVKGMLPKGPLGYAMIKKLKVYAGAEHPHTAQQPKTLDI, from the coding sequence ATGAAGACCTTTGTGGCCAAGCCGCATGAAGTCCAACGTGACTGGTTTGTGATCGACGCCAAGGGCAAAGTCCTCGGTCGTGTGGCCAGCGAAGTCGCACGTCGTCTGCGTGGCAAGCACAAACCTGAATTCACGCCGCACGTTGATACGGGTGACTACATCGTCATCGTCAACGCTGCCGATATCGTTGTTACGGGCGCCAAGGCGAAGGACAAGAAGTACTTCCGCCACACGACGTACCCGGGCGGTATCCGTGAAACGAACTTCGAGAAGATGCAAGAGCGTTTTCCCGGCCGCGCCATCCAGAAGGCTGTCAAGGGCATGCTGCCCAAGGGTCCTCTGGGCTACGCCATGATCAAGAAACTGAAGGTGTACGCCGGTGCCGAGCACCCGCACACCGCCCAGCAGCCCAAGACGCTGGATATCTAA
- the argC gene encoding N-acetyl-gamma-glutamyl-phosphate reductase, giving the protein MAQASNTRIKVGIVGGTGYTGVELLRLLSQHPNVELTAITSRKEDGLPVADMYPNLRGRVNLAFSAPEKATLTDCDVVFFATPHGVAMAQAQELINAGTKVIDLAADFRLQDIPTFERWYKIPHTCPDILAESQYGLVELNREAISKARVIGNPGCYPTTVLLGLAPLLEGGKKLIDAQTLIADCKSGVSGAGRKAEVGSLFSEASDNFKAYGVAGHRHHPEIVAQLEKIAGGQVGLTFVPHLVPMIRGMFSTLYARILPEARDTDFQALFEQRYADEPFVDVMPAGSLPETRSVRASNNLRIALSRPGNGDQLIVLVVQDNLVKGAAGQAVQNMNLMFGIPESTGLDQVAILP; this is encoded by the coding sequence ATGGCCCAAGCATCGAACACCCGCATCAAGGTTGGTATCGTCGGCGGCACCGGTTACACCGGCGTCGAGCTGCTGCGCTTGCTGTCGCAGCATCCCAATGTGGAATTGACCGCCATCACGTCCCGCAAGGAAGACGGGCTGCCGGTGGCTGACATGTACCCGAACCTGCGCGGCCGCGTGAACCTCGCCTTCTCGGCGCCGGAAAAGGCCACGCTGACGGATTGCGACGTCGTGTTCTTCGCGACGCCCCACGGCGTGGCCATGGCCCAGGCCCAGGAACTCATCAATGCGGGCACCAAGGTCATTGACCTGGCCGCGGACTTCCGCCTGCAGGACATCCCCACCTTCGAACGCTGGTACAAGATTCCCCACACCTGCCCGGACATCCTGGCCGAGTCCCAGTATGGCCTGGTGGAGCTGAACCGCGAGGCCATCTCCAAGGCCCGCGTCATCGGCAACCCCGGCTGCTACCCCACCACCGTGCTGCTGGGCCTGGCCCCGCTGCTCGAAGGCGGCAAGAAGCTGATCGATGCCCAGACCCTGATCGCCGACTGCAAGTCGGGCGTGTCGGGCGCTGGCCGCAAGGCCGAAGTGGGCTCGCTCTTCTCCGAAGCCTCCGACAACTTCAAGGCCTACGGCGTGGCCGGCCACCGTCACCATCCTGAAATCGTCGCGCAGCTGGAAAAGATCGCTGGCGGCCAGGTCGGCCTGACCTTCGTGCCGCATCTGGTGCCGATGATCCGCGGCATGTTCTCCACCCTCTACGCGCGCATCCTGCCGGAAGCCCGCGACACGGACTTCCAGGCCCTGTTCGAACAGCGCTACGCCGACGAGCCCTTCGTCGACGTGATGCCTGCCGGCAGCCTGCCCGAAACCCGTTCGGTGCGCGCTTCCAACAACCTGCGCATCGCGCTCAGCCGTCCGGGCAATGGCGATCAGCTGATTGTCCTGGTGGTCCAGGACAACCTGGTCAAGGGCGCCGCCGGCCAGGCCGTGCAGAACATGAACCTGATGTTCGGCATCCCCGAATCGACCGGCCTGGACCAGGTCGCGATCCTGCCCTGA
- the yjgA gene encoding ribosome biogenesis factor YjgA: protein MNSHTEEESVDDGYDENGYDRPSKSQVKRDMHALLDLGKQLIELSPERLKQLPLAERLYEAIRTAQRTTGREGKRRQVHFVGKLMRDAPADEIRAQLDVWENGSREETAAMHRLETLRDRLLDDDDALTKLLLNNPQADAQQMRALIRAARKERQGNAALLQGQEPQKKHYRALFQALKTLTL, encoded by the coding sequence ATGAATTCCCATACTGAAGAAGAATCCGTCGACGACGGTTACGACGAGAACGGTTACGACCGTCCCAGCAAGTCCCAGGTCAAGCGCGACATGCACGCCTTGCTGGACCTGGGCAAACAGCTGATCGAACTGTCCCCCGAACGCCTCAAGCAGCTGCCGCTGGCCGAGCGCCTCTATGAGGCGATCCGCACCGCGCAGCGCACCACCGGGCGCGAGGGCAAGCGACGCCAGGTGCACTTTGTGGGCAAGCTGATGCGCGACGCGCCGGCCGACGAGATCCGCGCCCAGCTCGACGTCTGGGAAAACGGATCGCGCGAGGAAACCGCCGCCATGCACCGGCTGGAGACGCTGCGCGACCGCCTGCTGGATGACGACGACGCCCTGACCAAGCTGCTGCTCAATAATCCGCAAGCGGATGCCCAGCAAATGCGCGCCCTGATCCGGGCCGCCCGCAAGGAAAGGCAGGGCAACGCTGCCCTGCTGCAAGGCCAGGAGCCGCAAAAGAAGCACTACCGCGCGCTGTTCCAGGCCCTGAAGACCCTCACCCTCTGA